The sequence CTGTACGCCGTCTTCGCCTGGACCGGTGACTGGGGCGGCGCCTGGGCCGACGGCTCCAGTTATCTGCTTGTCGCCTTCTCCCTCGCCATCGGCCTGCTCATCGGCGCCGAGGTGCCGCTGCTGATGGAGCTGATCCAGCGCGTGCGCCGGCAGGACGCGGGCGGCGCGGTCGCCGACCTGTTCGCCGCGGACTACGTGGGCGCCCTGGCCGGCGGACTCGCCTTCCCCTTCCTGCTCCTGCCCCTGCTCGGCCAGCTGACCGCGACCCTGATCACCGGGACGGTCAACGCGATCGCGGGCGGCGCGCTCGTCCTGGGCCTGTTCCGGCAGGACCTGACCCGGCGCGGCTGCTGGCTGCTGGTCGTCGCCAACCTCCTCGTCCTCGCACTGCTCGCCTCGGCCGCCGTCCTCGTCGACGACTTCGAGCGGTCCGCGCGGCACGCCATGTACGGCAGGGACGTACGGGTGGCGATGCACACCGACGTCCAGGACGTCGTCCTCACCGGCGGCACGGACGGCCGCCGTCTCGACCTCTACCTCGACGGGCGGCTGAGGGTCAGCGGCAGCGACGAGCGCCGCTACCACGAAGCCCTCGTCCACCCCGCGATGAACGGCCCCCACGCGCGCGTGCTCGTCCTCGGCGGCGGCGACGGGCTCGCCGTGCGCGAGGTGCTGCGGCACCGGGGCGTACGGCATGTCGACGTCGTCGAACTCGACACCGAGTTCGTGGAGTTGGCGCGCACGGATCCTGCGCTGTCCACGCTGAACGGCCACGCGTACGGGGATCCGCGGGTGCGGGTCGTCGCCGCGGACGCGTTCGGGTGGCTGCGGCAGGCCCCGCGGGACGCGTACGACGTGGTGGTCTCCGATCTGCCCGACCCCGAGAACACGTCCAGTACGAAGCTGTACTCGCTGGAGTTCTACGGGCTGGCCCGTGCGGTGCTCAGCGACGGAGGGCGGCTCGTCGTGCACGCCGGGCCCGTGGGGGCACGGCCGCGGGCCTTCTGGACCGTCGACGCGACGGTACGGGCGGCCGGGCTGCGGACCGTGCCGTACTCCGTCGGCGGCCGGGACTCCGAGGTGACGGACGGGTCGCGGGTCCCGCACGACTGGGGGTACGTGCTCGCTTCGCGCACGCGACCGCGCCTCGGGACGGCGGCGGGGGCGCCGGGCGTGCCGTCCCTCCAGGCGGGCGTCCGCGCCGCGGAGCGCACCCGGCTCGGCGGCCTCCCGCCCTCCACACTGGTGCACCCGAGATACGCCGACTGAGTCCGTCCGGGCGTCCATCTGCGCGTCCGTCCGCGGTGGATCCGGGGGAATCCCCGCATGTACGGGTGCGGTACGGGTGGTGCTGGGTAGGCTCGGCCGACATGGAGCATGAGGTGTTCGTTCCGGTTCCCGTCGAGCGTCTGCGCGAGGCGCTCGCCGATCCCGCGCGGGTGGCCCGGGCGCTGCCCGGTCTCCAGCAGGACGCGGGGACGGCGCCCGTCTCCGGCCGCCTGAAAGTACGTTTCGGCGGGCACTCCATCACGTACCGCGGCACGCTCGGTGTCTCTCCGCGGGACGACGGCTCGTACTCCGTCGAGGCGGACGCCACGGAGGCCAGGGGTACGGGCTCGGTGAAGCTCGCGCTCACGCTGGCCCTCCGCCCGGCCGAGGGGGGCTCGACCCTCACCTTCACCGGTACGGCTTCTGCCGACGGCCGGGTCACCGATCTGCCGGCGGACGAGGTGGCGTCGGCGACGACCCGCCTGCTGAACCGCTTCGCGGAGCACTTGGCGACGGAGCCGTCGTCGCCGGATCCGGCTCCGGCTCCGGATACGGGACCGTCGTCGCCGGAAGAGACGCTCGCCGAGTCCGCGCCCGACCCCGACTCCGAGCCGGTGGAGGAGTCTCCCTCCTCGCACGTGCCGTTCGCGGAGGGCGACTTCGCCGGCGGTTTCGAGGACGACGGGACTTCGCCGCCGGGGGCACCGGCCGAGGCGGCGCACGCGCGGCGCACGATGATCGGCCGCAGCGCGGAGGAGGTCGACCATGCGCCGCCTCGGGGCCGGTACGCGCCCGTGCCGGCGCCCGAGTCCGCGGGCGGCAGCGCGGCCCTTCGCTGGGCCGCGCCCGCGGCGGCCTTCGCCCTGGCCTCGGCGATCGTGGTGGGCCGGGCCCTCCGCAAACGCCGCTGACCGCCGGCGCGGGGCCGGGGCGCCTTGGTCCGCGGGCGCGCTGTGGGTGAGTGCGCCGTTCCCCGCGCCCCTTAAGGGGGGCAGCCCCCGGCGGCCCGCAGGAGACGGACGCGTGGACGCCGTCTTTTGGGGGCGCGGGGAACTGCGCGGCCGGCAGGGACGGTCTGGGGGCGTGCTGCGTGGGGGCCTCGCGGCTCTGAAGGCGGGGTGCGGCCCGGTGCGCGGGCCGCACCCCGTAGGGTCTCCCGCGTGAGTAACGAAGACATCACGCTGACCGCCGGCGACGCGCAAGCGACCGTGCAGCCGGGCAACGGCGGACGAATCGGCGGACTGACAGTCGGCGGCGTCGAACTGCTGCGCCAGGGCCCCAAGTTCGGCTGCTTCCCCATGGTCCCGTGGTGCGGTCGCACCAGGGACGGCCGCTTCCTGAACGGCGCCACCCCCCACCAGCTCCCCCTCAACTCCCCACCGCACGCCATCCACGGCACCGCCCGCGACGGAGCCTGGCGCACGGCCCGTACGAGCGCCGACGAGGCCGTCATCACGTACGACCTCGTCGACCCCTGGCCGTACGCGGGCCGCGTCACCCAGGTCGTCAAGCTGACCGAGGACTCCCTGACGCTCACCATGTCGGTGGAGACGTACGGCGATTCGTTCCCGGCGCAGATCGGGTGGCATCCCTGGTTCAACCGCGACCTCGGTGGGGAGGAAGGCGTGCGCGTCGACTTCAGCGCCGCCTGGCAGGAGGAGCGCGGCGACGACCACCTGCCGACCGGCCGCCGGATCGACCCGCGGCCGAGCCCCTGGGACGACTGCTTCGGGATGCCCGACGGCGTCGACGTCACCCTCACCTGGCCCGGCCGGCTGGAGCTGAACGTGGCCAGCCGCGAGCAGTGGGTCGTCGTGTACGACGAGCAGGAGGCCGCGGTGTGCGTGGAGCCGCAGACCGGGCCGCCCAACGGCCTCAACACCCTGCCCCGCCTGGTCACCCCCATCGAGCCCCTCGAAGCCGCGACCACCTGGACCTGGCGCCGCCTCTAAGCTGACCCGCATGAGCGACGACGCACGCGGCGAGCTGCTGCAGCAGATCAAGGACAAGGCCGTGGTCCACGGCAAGGTGACCCTCTCCTCCGGGATCGAGGCCGACTACTACGTCGACCTGCGACGGATCACCCTGGACGGCGAGGCCGCCCCGCTGGTCGGCCAGGTGCTGCTCGACCTGACGGCGGACCTGGACTTCGACGCGGTCGGCGGCCTCACCATGGGCGCCGACCCGGTGGCCGGGGCCCTGCTGCACGCCGCCGCCGCGCGCGGCCGGCGCCTGGACGCCTTCGTCGTCCGCAAGGAGGCCAAGGCGCACGGCCTGCAGCGCAGGGTCGAGGGCCCGGAGATCGCGGGCCGCCGCGTACTCGTCGTCGAGGACACCTCGACCACCGGCGGCTCCCCGCTCGCCGCCGTCGAGGCCGTGCGCGAGGCCGGCGCCGAGGTCGTGGGCGTGGCGACGATCGTCGACCGCGCCACCGGCGCCGCGGAGAAGATCCAGGAAGCCGCCGGGGTCCCGTACCTCTTCGCGTACTCCAAGGACGAGCTGGGTCTCGTCTGACCCCGGTCCCGGGTGATCAGTTGTCCACAGGGTCGAACACCGAGGCCGGAGCATCCGGTCATGTCTGGAAAGATGGGGCCGACGATGACGTCGCCCCCTAGGTCAGGGTTCTCAGCAGAACGCCACCCGCACATACAAGGAGCGGACAGATGCCCATCGCAACCCCCGAGGTCTACAACGAGATGCTCGACCGGGCGAAGGCAGGCAAGTTCGCCTACCCGGCCATCAATGTGACCTCGACGCAGACCCTGCACGCTGCGCTCCGCGGCTTCGCGGAGGCCGAGAGCGACGGCATCATCCAGATCTCCACCGGCGGTGCGGAGTTCCTGGGCGGCCAGCACAAGAAGGACATGGTCACCGGCGCGGTCGCCCTCGCCGAGTTCGCGCACATCGTCGCCAAGAAGTACGACGTCACCGTCGCCCTGCACACGGACCACTGCCCGAAGGACAAGCTCGACGGGTACGTGCGTCCGCTGCTCGCGGTCTCCGAGGAGCGCGTCAAGGCCGGTCAGAACCCGCTGTTCCAGTCCCACATGTGGGACGGCTCCGCGGAGACCCTCGACGACAACCTGGCCATCGCCCAGGAGCTGCTGGCCCGCGCCGCCGCCGCGAAGATCATCCTTGAGGTCGAGATCACCCCGACCGGTGGCGAGGAGGACGGCGTCACGCACGAGATCAACGACTCCCTCTACACCACGGTCGACGACGCGTTCCGTACGGTCGAGGCCCTGGGCCTGGGCGAGAAGGGCCGCTACCTGCTGGCCGCGTCCTTCGGCAACGTGCACGGCGTCTACAAGCCGGGCAACGTCGTCCTGCGTCCCGAGCTCCTCAAGGAGCTGAACGAAGGCGTGGCGGCGAAGTACAACAAGCCGTCCCCGTTCGACTTCGTCTTCCACGGCGGCTCCGGCTCCACCGAGGAGGAGATCCGCACGGCCCTGGAGAACGGCGTCGTGAAGATGAACATCGACACGGACACGCAGTACGCGTTCACGCGCCCGGTCGCGGACCACATGTTCCGCAACTACGACGGCGTCCTGAAGGTCGACGGCGAGGTCGGCAACAAGAAGACGTACGACCCCCGCACCTGGGGCAAGCTCGCCGAGGGCTCGATGGCCGCGCGCGTCACCCAGGCCTGCGGCAACCTGCGTTCCACGGGCACGAAGATCAAGTAACCGCCCGTAACCCGTAGGCGTCTCGTAGCGTCTCGTAGGCGTTCTGTACGCGGGGCCCGGTTGTCCACAGGGACGACCGGGCCCCGCCGTATGTCCGTATGATCCGGAACATGGCTGCCCCAACGCCCCCACCGGACCCGCCGAAGGAGTCTCCGGCCCCGTCCCCGGACCCGTCCGCGTCCCCGTCCCCGGCCGTCCGGATGTCCTCCGCCTCGGGCAAGTGGATCCTGCTGACCACGGTCCTCGGATCGAGCATGGCGATGCTGGACTCGACCGTGGTGAACGTCGCGCTGCCGACCATCGGCCGCGACCTCGACGCCGACCTGGCCGGCCTCCAGTGGACCGTCAACGCCTACATGCTGACCCTCGCCGGCCTGATCCTGCTGGGCGGCGCCCTGGGCGACCGCTTCGGACGGCGGAAGGTGTTCGTCGTCGGCGTGGTCTGGTTCGCGGCGGCCTCCCTGCTGTGCGGTCTCGCGCCGAACGCGGGCGTGCTCGTCGCGGCCCGTGCGCTCCAGGGGGTCGGCGGCGCGCTGCTCACCCCCGGCTCGCTGGCCCTCATCCAGGCGTCCTTCCACCCGGACGACCGGGCGCGGGCCGTCGGCCTGTGGTCCGGTTTCGGCGGTATCGGCGCGGCCGTCGGCCCGTTCCTGGGCGGCTGGCTGGTGGACGGCCCCGGCTGGCGCTGGGTGTTCCTCCTGAACGTCCCGCTCGCCCTGCTGTGCGCCCCGATCGCCCTCAGACACGTACCGGAGTCGAAGGACGGCCGGGTGCACGGGCGCGGCTTCGACGTGCTCGGCGCCGCCCTCGGCGCACTGGCGCTGGCCCTGGTGACGTACGCCCTCATCGAGGCGCCGGGCGGCTCGGTGCCCGTGGTGGCGGTGACGGCGGCGGCCGGTGTCGCGGCGGGGGTCGCCTTCGTGGCAGTGGAGAAGCGGCGGGCCGACCCGATGATGCCGCTCGACATCTTCGCGTCCCGCCAGTTCACGGCGGTCAACCTCGTCACCCTGTGCGTGTACGCGGCCTTCGGCGGGTTCTTCTTCCTCTCCGCGGTCCAGCTCCAGGTGGTGGCCGGATACTCGGCCCTGGGCGCCGGTACGGCGCTGCTGCCGACCACCGTCCTGATGCTGCTGCTGTCGGCCCGCTCGGGCGAGCTGGCCCAGCGCATCGGCCCGCGCATCCCGCTCACCGTCGGCCCGCTGCTGTGCGCGACCGCGATGCTGCTGATGCTGAGAGTGGGCGAGGACGCCTCGTACGTGTCCGACGTGCTGCCCGCCGTCCTGGTGCTCGGCACCGGCATGGTGACGCTCGTCGCGCCCCTCACCGCGACCGTGCTGGCCTCCGTGGACACCGGCCGGGCGGGGCTCGCCAGCGGCATCAACAACGCGGCGGCCCGCGCCGCCGGTCTCGTCGCGGTGGCCGCGCTGCCGCTGCTGGCCGGGATGGGTGAGGAGGCGTACCGGTCGGCGGACGCCTTCGACGACGCGTTCCGGCGGGCCATGCCCCTGTGCGCGGGCATCCTGGTGGTGGGCGCGGTGATCGCCTTCGCGACCGTGCGCAAGCCCCCGCCGGGCTGTCTGCGCCCGGAATGCCTCACGCACGGCAGTGTGACGGCTCCGCCGCTGGAGCCGAACCGGTCGCGGGGGCGGCTGGAGTAGCCCGTCCGTGCCCCGTCCGTGCCCCCGCCCCCGGGAGCAGTCCATCTCCGTCCCGGGGGCAGCCCATCCCCGGGAGTAGCCCCCCGCGGAGCCCGCGACGGCGGCGGATAGCGCAAACTGGAACCCATGGCCATTCACGAGAACCTTCTCGGGGGACCGCCCCCGACCCACCTGCCCGACGACCCGGAGCCGCGCGAGCTCCTCGCGAACGGCACGGCGCCCGCCGATGTCGCCGCGAAGTACCCGACGTCCTCCCTCGCCTGGGCCCAGCTGGCCGACGAGGCGTACGAGCGCGGCAGCGTCGTCGAGTCGTACGCGTACGCCCGTACCGGCTACCACCGGGGCCTCGACTCCCTGCGCCGCGGCGGCTGGAAGGGCCACGGCCCGGTGCCGTGGGAGCACGAGCCGAACCGCGGCTTCCTGCGCGCCCTGCACGGTCTCGCCCGCGCCGCCCAGGCGATCGGCGAGCAGGCGGAGTACGAGCGCTGCGCGCAGTTCCTGAAGGACTCCTCCCCGGCCGCAGCCCAGACCCTGGGCTAGAGCCCCGGGCCGGTCCCACGAGCCCGCCGAGGGCCGCGTACGTGCAGGTCCGCCTGGTGTGACCAGGCGGACCTTGCGGTTTCGGGGCACGATTGTGGAGGATGCCGGTTGGGGACCGGGGCCCCCGTGTCGGAATTCGGCAGGGGCGGACCGCTACCCGGAGTACAGCAGGAGACAGCGATGTCCCAACAGGCTCAGCACGGCGAGGCCCACAAAACGGCTTCGGAGCCCGAGACCCCGCATCTCGACTTCCAGGGAACGACTCCCTACGAGGACTACGTCCAGGCGGACGTCCTGACCCACCTCCAGCACACCCTCTCCGACGACCCCGGAGAGATGGTCTTCCTGGTGACCACCCAGGTCATGGAGCTGTGGTTCACCGTCATCGTGCACGAGTGGGAGACCGCGGCGAAGGCGCTGCGCGAGGACCGGATACCGGTCGCGGTGGCGGCCCTGAAACGGTCGGTACGGGAGCTGGAGGCGCTGAACGCCTCCTGGAAGCCCCTCGGCCAGCTCACTCCGGCCCAGTTCAACTCGTACCGCAGCGCCCTCGGTGAGGGCTCCGGCTTCCAGTCGGCCATGTACCGGCGGATGGAGTTCCTGCTCGGCGACAAGTCCGCGTCCATGCTCGTGCCGCACCGGGGCGCGCCCCGCGTCCACGCCGAGCTGGAGAAGGCCCTGCACGAGCCGAGCCTGTACGACGAGGTGCTGCGGCTCCTCTCGCGGCGCGGCCACGCGATACCGCCCTCGGTCGTCCAGCGGGACGTCTCCGGTCGCTACGATCCCTCTCCCGAGGTCGAGGCCGTCTGGACGGACCTCTACGCGGGCGACGAGAGCTCCGAACTGGCCCGCCTCGGCGAGGCGTTGACCGATGTCGCCGAGCTGGTCTGGCGCTGGCGCAACGACCACCTGGTCGCCACCCGCCGCGCGATGGGCTCCAAGACGGGCACCGGCGGCTCGGCGGGCGTGGCCTGGCTGGAGAAGCGGGCCCGCAAGAACGTGTTCCCCGAGCTGTGGACGGCCAGGTCCCATGTCTGAGCCGGCCGGGGAAGCAAAGGGATCAAGAGAATCGCTTGAGGGCCGGGCGGCGGCGCTGGACGCCACCGACGAACTGGGCAAGCTGCGCGCGCAGTTCGTCCTCGACGACACGGTGTACCTGGACGGGAACTCGCTCGGCGCCCTGCCGCGCTCGGTGCCCGGCCGGGTCGAGGACGTCGTGCGCCGGCAGTGGGGTTCGCTGCGGATCCGGTCCTGGGACGAGAGCGGCTGGTGGACGGCGCCGGAACGGATCGGCGACCGGATCGCGCCGCTGGTGGGCGCGGCGCCCGGCCAGATCGTCGTCGGCGACTCGACCAGTGTGAACGTGTTCAAGGCGGTCGTGGGCGCGGTGCGCCTCGCCGGCGGGGGTGGAGAGGGCCGGGAGGGGGCGGGCGTCCGGGACGAGATCCTGGTCGACGCGACGACGTTCCCCACGGACGGCTACATCGCCGCGTCGGCGGCCCGGATGACGGGCCGCACCCTGCGCCCCGTGGCGCCGGAGGAGGTCCCGGACGCCCTGAGCGGACGCACGGCCGCGGTGCTCCTGAACCACGTCGACTACCGCACGGGCCGCCTGCACGACCTGCCGTCGCTGACGGCCGCGATCCGCGCGGCGGGCGCCGTGTCCGTCTGGGACCTGTGCCACAGCGCGGGCGCCCTGCCGGTCGGCCTCGACGAACACGGCGTGGACCTGGCGGTCGGCTGCACCTACAAGTACCTGAACGGCGGCCCGGGTTCACCGGCGTACCTCTATGTCCGCCGCGACCACCAGTCCCGCTTCGACTCCCCGCTGCCGGGCTGGAACTCCCACGCCGACCCCTTCGGCATGACCCCGGACCACGTACCGGCCTCCGGCGCCCTCCGCGGCCGCGTCGGCACCCCCGACATCCTCTCCATGCTCGCCCTGGAGGCAGCCCTGGAGGTCTGGGACGACGTCTCGATCGATGCGGTCCGCACCAAGTCCCTCGCCCTGACGGACTTCTTCCTCGAATGCGTCGAGGCGTACGTGCTCGATGGCGCCGTTGAGCCGGTGACACCGTCCGCCCACGCGGAACGGGGCAGCCAGGTCGCCCTGCGGTGCGCCGACGCGGGCCGGGTGATGCGACGCCTGATCGAGCAGGGCGTGATCGGCGACTTCCGCGAACCGAACATCCTGCGCTTCGGCTTCACACCGCTGTATGTCGGCTTCGGAGACGCGGAGAGGGCGGCGAGGATCCTGAGCCGGACGCTCTGACCCGTCCCGTACTCGGGGGCTCCGCCCCCGAACCCCCGGTCCTCAAACGCCGGACGGGCTGAGACGCAGCCGGACCGGCGGCCATCTCTTCAGCCCGTCCGGCGTTTGAGGACGAGCGCGCAGCGCGATACGGGGGCGAGGGGCGCAGCCCCATGCAGTGACGGGAAGGGTAGGGGCGGCGGGGGCGAAAAAAGCGCCTGCCCGCCCCCCGCCAGGGTCACCCCGTGACGACGAACACCCCGCCCCGCGCAGCGACGACCGCCGCCAAAGCAGCCCGCTCCGCCACCCCCACCGAGGGCGCAACCCCCGACGTGAGCAACGCGTAGTACAGCGGAGCGGAAACAGCCCGCACAACCTCCCCCGCGTCGGTCCCCACAGGCAACTCCCCCCGGGCGACCCCCTGTTCGACACACGGCGCCCACTCGGCGACCCGCACGTCGTAGAACGTCCGCAACGCCTCCGCCGTACGCGCATCGCACGCCGCGGCGGCAATCACCGCCCGGAACAACGCCCCCTGCCGAGGATCGGCGAGCGTACGGCACACCAGCGCGGCATTGGCCCGCAGATCCCCGAGCACGGAGCCCGTGTCGCTGCGGGGGAGCGACTCCTCGGCCATCTCACCGAGCAGGTCGGCGACGAGCCCGGTGACCGAGCCCCAGCGCCGGTACACGGTCGTCTTTCCCACCCCCGCGCGCCGGGCCACGT is a genomic window of Streptomyces sp. NBC_00414 containing:
- a CDS encoding polyamine aminopropyltransferase, which gives rise to MIEPHAPAPPGTAPPPRRGAGQARLPVRPATGRFLVLTGVFVCAACGLVYELELVALASYLIGDSITQASVVLSVMVFAMGIGSLLAKRLRCRAAAGFGAVEALLALVGGCSAMALYAVFAWTGDWGGAWADGSSYLLVAFSLAIGLLIGAEVPLLMELIQRVRRQDAGGAVADLFAADYVGALAGGLAFPFLLLPLLGQLTATLITGTVNAIAGGALVLGLFRQDLTRRGCWLLVVANLLVLALLASAAVLVDDFERSARHAMYGRDVRVAMHTDVQDVVLTGGTDGRRLDLYLDGRLRVSGSDERRYHEALVHPAMNGPHARVLVLGGGDGLAVREVLRHRGVRHVDVVELDTEFVELARTDPALSTLNGHAYGDPRVRVVAADAFGWLRQAPRDAYDVVVSDLPDPENTSSTKLYSLEFYGLARAVLSDGGRLVVHAGPVGARPRAFWTVDATVRAAGLRTVPYSVGGRDSEVTDGSRVPHDWGYVLASRTRPRLGTAAGAPGVPSLQAGVRAAERTRLGGLPPSTLVHPRYAD
- a CDS encoding SRPBCC family protein, which encodes MEHEVFVPVPVERLREALADPARVARALPGLQQDAGTAPVSGRLKVRFGGHSITYRGTLGVSPRDDGSYSVEADATEARGTGSVKLALTLALRPAEGGSTLTFTGTASADGRVTDLPADEVASATTRLLNRFAEHLATEPSSPDPAPAPDTGPSSPEETLAESAPDPDSEPVEESPSSHVPFAEGDFAGGFEDDGTSPPGAPAEAAHARRTMIGRSAEEVDHAPPRGRYAPVPAPESAGGSAALRWAAPAAAFALASAIVVGRALRKRR
- a CDS encoding aldose epimerase family protein → MSNEDITLTAGDAQATVQPGNGGRIGGLTVGGVELLRQGPKFGCFPMVPWCGRTRDGRFLNGATPHQLPLNSPPHAIHGTARDGAWRTARTSADEAVITYDLVDPWPYAGRVTQVVKLTEDSLTLTMSVETYGDSFPAQIGWHPWFNRDLGGEEGVRVDFSAAWQEERGDDHLPTGRRIDPRPSPWDDCFGMPDGVDVTLTWPGRLELNVASREQWVVVYDEQEAAVCVEPQTGPPNGLNTLPRLVTPIEPLEAATTWTWRRL
- the pyrE gene encoding orotate phosphoribosyltransferase; the encoded protein is MSDDARGELLQQIKDKAVVHGKVTLSSGIEADYYVDLRRITLDGEAAPLVGQVLLDLTADLDFDAVGGLTMGADPVAGALLHAAAARGRRLDAFVVRKEAKAHGLQRRVEGPEIAGRRVLVVEDTSTTGGSPLAAVEAVREAGAEVVGVATIVDRATGAAEKIQEAAGVPYLFAYSKDELGLV
- the fbaA gene encoding class II fructose-bisphosphate aldolase; amino-acid sequence: MPIATPEVYNEMLDRAKAGKFAYPAINVTSTQTLHAALRGFAEAESDGIIQISTGGAEFLGGQHKKDMVTGAVALAEFAHIVAKKYDVTVALHTDHCPKDKLDGYVRPLLAVSEERVKAGQNPLFQSHMWDGSAETLDDNLAIAQELLARAAAAKIILEVEITPTGGEEDGVTHEINDSLYTTVDDAFRTVEALGLGEKGRYLLAASFGNVHGVYKPGNVVLRPELLKELNEGVAAKYNKPSPFDFVFHGGSGSTEEEIRTALENGVVKMNIDTDTQYAFTRPVADHMFRNYDGVLKVDGEVGNKKTYDPRTWGKLAEGSMAARVTQACGNLRSTGTKIK
- a CDS encoding MFS transporter, with the translated sequence MSSASGKWILLTTVLGSSMAMLDSTVVNVALPTIGRDLDADLAGLQWTVNAYMLTLAGLILLGGALGDRFGRRKVFVVGVVWFAAASLLCGLAPNAGVLVAARALQGVGGALLTPGSLALIQASFHPDDRARAVGLWSGFGGIGAAVGPFLGGWLVDGPGWRWVFLLNVPLALLCAPIALRHVPESKDGRVHGRGFDVLGAALGALALALVTYALIEAPGGSVPVVAVTAAAGVAAGVAFVAVEKRRADPMMPLDIFASRQFTAVNLVTLCVYAAFGGFFFLSAVQLQVVAGYSALGAGTALLPTTVLMLLLSARSGELAQRIGPRIPLTVGPLLCATAMLLMLRVGEDASYVSDVLPAVLVLGTGMVTLVAPLTATVLASVDTGRAGLASGINNAAARAAGLVAVAALPLLAGMGEEAYRSADAFDDAFRRAMPLCAGILVVGAVIAFATVRKPPPGCLRPECLTHGSVTAPPLEPNRSRGRLE
- a CDS encoding DUF3151 domain-containing protein, translated to MAIHENLLGGPPPTHLPDDPEPRELLANGTAPADVAAKYPTSSLAWAQLADEAYERGSVVESYAYARTGYHRGLDSLRRGGWKGHGPVPWEHEPNRGFLRALHGLARAAQAIGEQAEYERCAQFLKDSSPAAAQTLG
- a CDS encoding tryptophan 2,3-dioxygenase family protein produces the protein MSQQAQHGEAHKTASEPETPHLDFQGTTPYEDYVQADVLTHLQHTLSDDPGEMVFLVTTQVMELWFTVIVHEWETAAKALREDRIPVAVAALKRSVRELEALNASWKPLGQLTPAQFNSYRSALGEGSGFQSAMYRRMEFLLGDKSASMLVPHRGAPRVHAELEKALHEPSLYDEVLRLLSRRGHAIPPSVVQRDVSGRYDPSPEVEAVWTDLYAGDESSELARLGEALTDVAELVWRWRNDHLVATRRAMGSKTGTGGSAGVAWLEKRARKNVFPELWTARSHV
- the kynU gene encoding kynureninase, which translates into the protein MSEPAGEAKGSRESLEGRAAALDATDELGKLRAQFVLDDTVYLDGNSLGALPRSVPGRVEDVVRRQWGSLRIRSWDESGWWTAPERIGDRIAPLVGAAPGQIVVGDSTSVNVFKAVVGAVRLAGGGGEGREGAGVRDEILVDATTFPTDGYIAASAARMTGRTLRPVAPEEVPDALSGRTAAVLLNHVDYRTGRLHDLPSLTAAIRAAGAVSVWDLCHSAGALPVGLDEHGVDLAVGCTYKYLNGGPGSPAYLYVRRDHQSRFDSPLPGWNSHADPFGMTPDHVPASGALRGRVGTPDILSMLALEAALEVWDDVSIDAVRTKSLALTDFFLECVEAYVLDGAVEPVTPSAHAERGSQVALRCADAGRVMRRLIEQGVIGDFREPNILRFGFTPLYVGFGDAERAARILSRTL
- a CDS encoding TetR/AcrR family transcriptional regulator, whose protein sequence is MTAAPAAEGEPGTEAEPEPGTVRPGGRTARVRAAVLRVAGDVLAEQGFAHLDLADVARRAGVGKTTVYRRWGSVTGLVADLLGEMAEESLPRSDTGSVLGDLRANAALVCRTLADPRQGALFRAVIAAAACDARTAEALRTFYDVRVAEWAPCVEQGVARGELPVGTDAGEVVRAVSAPLYYALLTSGVAPSVGVAERAALAAVVAARGGVFVVTG